A genomic window from Scatophagus argus isolate fScaArg1 chromosome 17, fScaArg1.pri, whole genome shotgun sequence includes:
- the hsd17b8 gene encoding estradiol 17-beta-dehydrogenase 8 isoform X1, translated as MAAPTRLVSRLTLVTGGGSGIGRAVCQRFASEGASVVVADISEEMANETLGNLQTDLRGQAHMAAVVDVSSKESVKKLVTSIQTRYFQPPSVCVNAAGITQDDFLLNMEEDQFDRVIQVNLKGSFLVTQAVAQALAACGASKGSIITVGSIVGKVGNIGQVNYAASKAGVEGLTRTAAKELSRFGIRCNCVLPGFISTPMTDKVPEKVISKMKSLVPLGRMGEPAEVADVCAFLASDDSRYVTGASVEVTGGLFIG; from the exons ATGGCGGCTCCCACAAGGCTCGTGTCAAGGTTGACGCTGGTCACTg GAGGAGGCAGCGGGATCGGACGGGCCGTGTGTCAGCGCTTCGCCTCTGAGGGCGCCTCTGTGGTGGTCGCTGACATCAGCGAGGAGATGGCCAACGAGACCCTGGGGAACCTGCAGACCGACCTCAGAGGACAGGCTCACATGGCGGCTGTGGTGGACGTGTCGTCCAAAGAGAGCGTCAAGAAGCTGGTCACAAGCATACAG acTCGGTACTTTCAGCCTCCCTCGGTGTGTGTGAACGCAGCAGGCATCACGCAGGACGACTTCCTGCTCAACATGGAGGAGGATCAGTTTGACAGAGTCATCCAGGTGAACCTGAAG GGTTCGTTCTTGGTCACTCAGGCTGTCGCTCAGGCCCTGGCGGCCTGTGGAGCGTCCAAAGGCTCCATCATTACTGTGGGCAGCATTGTGGGAAAG GTGGGAAACATCGGACAGGTGAATTACGCCGCCTCTAAAGCTGGAGTGGAGGGTTTAACCAGGACTGCTGCCAAAGAGCTCAGCCG CTTCGGGATCAGGTGTAACTGTGTGCTGCCAGGGTTCATATCCACTCCGATGACAGATAAAGTCCCAGAAAAGGTTATTAGTAAG ATGAAGTCCCTGGTGCCGCTGGGCAGGATGGGCGAGCCTGCAG AAGTGGCTGACGTCTGCGCCTTCCTGGCTTCAGACGACTCTCGATACGTCACGGGAGCCAGCGTTGAAGTGACGG GTGGGCTTTTCATTGGCTAA
- the hsd17b8 gene encoding estradiol 17-beta-dehydrogenase 8 isoform X2, whose product MANETLGNLQTDLRGQAHMAAVVDVSSKESVKKLVTSIQTRYFQPPSVCVNAAGITQDDFLLNMEEDQFDRVIQVNLKGSFLVTQAVAQALAACGASKGSIITVGSIVGKVGNIGQVNYAASKAGVEGLTRTAAKELSRFGIRCNCVLPGFISTPMTDKVPEKVISKMKSLVPLGRMGEPAEVADVCAFLASDDSRYVTGASVEVTGGLFIG is encoded by the exons ATGGCCAACGAGACCCTGGGGAACCTGCAGACCGACCTCAGAGGACAGGCTCACATGGCGGCTGTGGTGGACGTGTCGTCCAAAGAGAGCGTCAAGAAGCTGGTCACAAGCATACAG acTCGGTACTTTCAGCCTCCCTCGGTGTGTGTGAACGCAGCAGGCATCACGCAGGACGACTTCCTGCTCAACATGGAGGAGGATCAGTTTGACAGAGTCATCCAGGTGAACCTGAAG GGTTCGTTCTTGGTCACTCAGGCTGTCGCTCAGGCCCTGGCGGCCTGTGGAGCGTCCAAAGGCTCCATCATTACTGTGGGCAGCATTGTGGGAAAG GTGGGAAACATCGGACAGGTGAATTACGCCGCCTCTAAAGCTGGAGTGGAGGGTTTAACCAGGACTGCTGCCAAAGAGCTCAGCCG CTTCGGGATCAGGTGTAACTGTGTGCTGCCAGGGTTCATATCCACTCCGATGACAGATAAAGTCCCAGAAAAGGTTATTAGTAAG ATGAAGTCCCTGGTGCCGCTGGGCAGGATGGGCGAGCCTGCAG AAGTGGCTGACGTCTGCGCCTTCCTGGCTTCAGACGACTCTCGATACGTCACGGGAGCCAGCGTTGAAGTGACGG GTGGGCTTTTCATTGGCTAA
- the brd2a gene encoding bromodomain-containing protein 2a isoform X1: MDMAVNPLLDSSHVGVEAGIMGVTTMDQGSGTAGKRIRKPSLLYEGFESPGMPPVNQMAHLGPPQPPVKDPSRQGRMTNQLQFLQKVLLKSLWRHHFAWPFHEPVDAVKLSLPDYHKIIKTPMDMGTIKKRLEHNYYRSASECMQDFNTMFTNCYIYNKPTDDIVLMAQSLEKAFLQKVAQMPQEELELPPPPPRSKPGKPGRKGRVSGGVTTAHQVPAVSQSVYSPPTPETPDSILSTPPQTLLTKSLPPSLPHEQSIPTITSLPPTQPTAKKKGVKRKADTTTPTTVAMPIMSTMGVSGISLGLGSGHNSPLTLTSLGVDHNSSLGMSQGLVQGMGMGMGMGCGPVMMGTKTAGGARRGVSGRPIKPPKKDLPDSMVPPPVRRSKLNPQLRYCNGVLKELLSKKHAAYAWPFYKPVDASSLGLHDYHDIIKQPMDLSTIKRKMDSREYHDSQQFSADVRLMFSNCYKYNPPDHDVVAMARKLQDVFEFCFAKMPDEPPAPPSSSSSSSSSSSSSESELSSESEESESSPSSDSEEERANRLAELQEQLKAVHEQLTALSQGPIVKPKKKKEKKDKKKKKKVEKEKHRRIEEEPPLVKPAKAPKITKTPKTKSNRAPGCPVVPIKKAPSKKNNKSKSKKAGMTFSVPPTVHDPIVSHFDSDEEEETAPMSYDEKRQLSLDINKLPGEKLGRVVYIIQSREPSLRDTNPEEIEIDFETLKPSTLRELERYVMTCLRKKPRKPYASKNNVAGKSREELALEKQMELERRLMDVSGQLNSGKKPPKTKPEKPATEQHTQPSRLSASSSSSDSSSSSSSSSSSDTSDSDSG; encoded by the exons ATGGATATGGCTGTGAACCCGCTTCTTGACAG CTCCCATGTCGGGGTTGAGGCTGGCATAATGGGAGTCACAACGATGGACCAGGGTTCTGGCACAGCTGGAAAACGCATCCGAAAACCTTCACTGCTCTATGAGGGATTTGAGAGTCCTGGGATGCCCCCTGTCAATCAGATGGCCCATTTGGGACCCCCACAGCCGCCGGTGAAAGACCCCAGCCGACAGGGGAGGATGACCAACCAACTTCAGTTCTTACAGAAAGTCCTGCTCAAGTCTTTGTGGAGGCACCATTTTGCCTGGCCTTTCCATGAACCTGTAGATGCAGTCAAGCTCAGTCTGCCT GACTACCATAAGATCATCAAAACTCCCATGGACATGGGCACTATCAAGAAGAGACTAGAACATAACTACTACCGCAGTGCCAGCGAGTGCATGCAGGACTTCAACACCATGTTCACCAACTGCTACATTTATAACAAG CCCACAGATGACATAGTTCTGATGGCTCAGTCTCTGGAGAAGGCATTCCTGCAGAAAGTGGCTCAGATGCCCCAGGAGGAGCTAGagcttcctcctccccctccacggAGCAAACCAGGCAAGCCTGGCAGAAAAGGCAGAG TCTCTGGAGGTGTGACGACAGCTCATCAGGTCCCAGCTGTCTCCCAGTCAGTGTACTCGCCTCCCACCCCGGAAACCCCTGACTCCATCCTCTCCACCCCACCACAGACTCTTTTGACCAAGAGCCTGCCCCCTTCCCTTCCACATGAGCAAAGCATCCCCACCATTACCAGTCTGCCTCCCACACAGCCCACAGCAAAG AAAAAAGGTGTAAAGAGGAAAGCTgacaccaccacccccaccactgTAGCCATGCCCATCATGAGCACCATGGGCGTCAGCGGCATCAGCCTGGGGTTGGGCAGTGGGCACAATTCCCCGCTCACCCTCACCTCTCTGGGAGTGGACCACAACTCCAGCCTGGGGATGAGCCAAGGCCTCGTCCAAGGCATGGGGATGGGCATGGGGATGGGCTGTGGACCAGTGATGATGGGTACTAAAACAGCTGGAGGGGCCAGAAGAGGAGTGAGTGGACGACCCATCAAACCCCCCAAGAAGGATTTACCAGACTCCATGGTTCCACCGCCAGTGCGTCGCAGTAAGCTTAACCCCCAGCTGCGCTACTGCAATGGGGTCCTGAAAGAGCTGCTGTCAAAGAAGCATGCGGCATACGCCTGGCCCTTCTACAAGCCTGTCGATGCCTCGTCTCTCGGTCTTCACGACTACCACGACATCATTAAGCAGCCCATGGACCTCAGCACCATCAAG CGTAAGATGGACAGCAGAGAGTATCACGACTCGCAGCAGTTCTCTGCTGATGTTAGACTGATGTTCTCAAACTGCTACAAGTACAACCCCCCTGATCATGATGTGGTGGCAATGGCCAGAAAACTTCAG gatGTCTTTGAATTTTGCTTTGCTAAGATGCCAGATGAACCGCCAGCACCCCCCagctcctcatcttcctcctcctcctcttcatcatcatccgAGAGTGAGCTCAGCAGTGAAAGTGAGGAGAGTGAGAGCAGTCCCAGCTCAGACTCCGAGGAGGAGCGAGCAAACCGGCTCgcagagctgcaggagcag CTGAAAGCTGTGCACGAGCAGCTCACTGCACTCTCACAGGGGCCCATTGTCAAacccaagaagaagaaagagaagaaggacaagaagaagaagaaaaaggtggaaaaagagaagcatCGGAGGATAGAAGAAGAGCCCCCACTTGTTAAACCGGCCAAGGCCCCCAAAATCACCAAGACTCCAAAAACCAAGAGCAACCGAGCACCCGGGTGTCCTGTGGTGCCGATTAAGAAGGCACCgagcaagaaaaacaacaagagcaa ATCCAAAAAGGCCGGCATGACGTTTAGCGTGCCTCCAACGGTGCACGATCCCATAGTGAGTCACTTTGACtctgatgaggaggaagagacggCGCCCATGTCCTACGATGAGAAACGCCAGCTCAGCCTGGACATCAACAAGCTGCCCGGTGAGAAGCTGGGCCGCGTCGTTTACATCATCCAGTCCCGCGAGCCCTCGCTTCGCGACACCAACCCGGAAGAGATCGAGATAGACTTCGAGACGCTGAAGCCATCGACGCTGCGGGAGCTTGAGAGATACGTCATGACGTGTCTGAGGAAGAAACCTCGAAAGCCATACG CAAGTAAAAACAACGTGGCTGGCAAGTCCCGGGAAGAACTCGCTCTGGAGAAACAAATGGAGCTGGAGAGAAGGCTGATGGACGTCAGCGGTCAACTCAACTCTGGAAAAAAGCCTCCAAAGACCAAAC caGAGAAACCTGCAACGGAGCAGCACACCCAGCCGTCACGTCTCAGtgccagcagctcctcctcggACTCgtcttcgtcctcctcttcctcctcatcctcagacACAAGTGACTCGGACTCTGGCTGA
- the brd2a gene encoding bromodomain-containing protein 2a isoform X2: protein MDMAVNPLLDSSHVGVEAGIMGVTTMDQGSGTAGKRIRKPSLLYEGFESPGMPPVNQMAHLGPPQPPVKDPSRQGRMTNQLQFLQKVLLKSLWRHHFAWPFHEPVDAVKLSLPDYHKIIKTPMDMGTIKKRLEHNYYRSASECMQDFNTMFTNCYIYNKPTDDIVLMAQSLEKAFLQKVAQMPQEELELPPPPPRSKPGKPGRKGRVSGGVTTAHQVPAVSQSVYSPPTPETPDSILSTPPQTLLTKSLPPSLPHEQSIPTITSLPPTQPTAKKKGVKRKADTTTPTTVAMPIMSTMGVSGISLGLGSGHNSPLTLTSLGVDHNSSLGMSQGLVQGMGMGMGMGCGPVMMGTKTAGGARRGVSGRPIKPPKKDLPDSMVPPPVRRSKLNPQLRYCNGVLKELLSKKHAAYAWPFYKPVDASSLGLHDYHDIIKQPMDLSTIKRKMDSREYHDSQQFSADVRLMFSNCYKYNPPDHDVVAMARKLQDVFEFCFAKMPDEPPAPPSSSSSSSSSSSSSESELSSESEESESSPSSDSEEERANRLAELQEQLKAVHEQLTALSQGPIVKPKKKKEKKDKKKKKKVEKEKHRRIEEEPPLVKPAKAPKITKTPKTKSNRAPGCPVVPIKKAPSKKNNKSKSKKAGMTFSVPPTVHDPIVSHFDSDEEEETAPMSYDEKRQLSLDINKLPGEKLGRVVYIIQSREPSLRDTNPEEIEIDFETLKPSTLRELERYVMTCLRKKPRKPYASKNNVAGKSREELALEKQMELERRLMDVSGQLNSGKKPPKTKQKPATEQHTQPSRLSASSSSSDSSSSSSSSSSSDTSDSDSG from the exons ATGGATATGGCTGTGAACCCGCTTCTTGACAG CTCCCATGTCGGGGTTGAGGCTGGCATAATGGGAGTCACAACGATGGACCAGGGTTCTGGCACAGCTGGAAAACGCATCCGAAAACCTTCACTGCTCTATGAGGGATTTGAGAGTCCTGGGATGCCCCCTGTCAATCAGATGGCCCATTTGGGACCCCCACAGCCGCCGGTGAAAGACCCCAGCCGACAGGGGAGGATGACCAACCAACTTCAGTTCTTACAGAAAGTCCTGCTCAAGTCTTTGTGGAGGCACCATTTTGCCTGGCCTTTCCATGAACCTGTAGATGCAGTCAAGCTCAGTCTGCCT GACTACCATAAGATCATCAAAACTCCCATGGACATGGGCACTATCAAGAAGAGACTAGAACATAACTACTACCGCAGTGCCAGCGAGTGCATGCAGGACTTCAACACCATGTTCACCAACTGCTACATTTATAACAAG CCCACAGATGACATAGTTCTGATGGCTCAGTCTCTGGAGAAGGCATTCCTGCAGAAAGTGGCTCAGATGCCCCAGGAGGAGCTAGagcttcctcctccccctccacggAGCAAACCAGGCAAGCCTGGCAGAAAAGGCAGAG TCTCTGGAGGTGTGACGACAGCTCATCAGGTCCCAGCTGTCTCCCAGTCAGTGTACTCGCCTCCCACCCCGGAAACCCCTGACTCCATCCTCTCCACCCCACCACAGACTCTTTTGACCAAGAGCCTGCCCCCTTCCCTTCCACATGAGCAAAGCATCCCCACCATTACCAGTCTGCCTCCCACACAGCCCACAGCAAAG AAAAAAGGTGTAAAGAGGAAAGCTgacaccaccacccccaccactgTAGCCATGCCCATCATGAGCACCATGGGCGTCAGCGGCATCAGCCTGGGGTTGGGCAGTGGGCACAATTCCCCGCTCACCCTCACCTCTCTGGGAGTGGACCACAACTCCAGCCTGGGGATGAGCCAAGGCCTCGTCCAAGGCATGGGGATGGGCATGGGGATGGGCTGTGGACCAGTGATGATGGGTACTAAAACAGCTGGAGGGGCCAGAAGAGGAGTGAGTGGACGACCCATCAAACCCCCCAAGAAGGATTTACCAGACTCCATGGTTCCACCGCCAGTGCGTCGCAGTAAGCTTAACCCCCAGCTGCGCTACTGCAATGGGGTCCTGAAAGAGCTGCTGTCAAAGAAGCATGCGGCATACGCCTGGCCCTTCTACAAGCCTGTCGATGCCTCGTCTCTCGGTCTTCACGACTACCACGACATCATTAAGCAGCCCATGGACCTCAGCACCATCAAG CGTAAGATGGACAGCAGAGAGTATCACGACTCGCAGCAGTTCTCTGCTGATGTTAGACTGATGTTCTCAAACTGCTACAAGTACAACCCCCCTGATCATGATGTGGTGGCAATGGCCAGAAAACTTCAG gatGTCTTTGAATTTTGCTTTGCTAAGATGCCAGATGAACCGCCAGCACCCCCCagctcctcatcttcctcctcctcctcttcatcatcatccgAGAGTGAGCTCAGCAGTGAAAGTGAGGAGAGTGAGAGCAGTCCCAGCTCAGACTCCGAGGAGGAGCGAGCAAACCGGCTCgcagagctgcaggagcag CTGAAAGCTGTGCACGAGCAGCTCACTGCACTCTCACAGGGGCCCATTGTCAAacccaagaagaagaaagagaagaaggacaagaagaagaagaaaaaggtggaaaaagagaagcatCGGAGGATAGAAGAAGAGCCCCCACTTGTTAAACCGGCCAAGGCCCCCAAAATCACCAAGACTCCAAAAACCAAGAGCAACCGAGCACCCGGGTGTCCTGTGGTGCCGATTAAGAAGGCACCgagcaagaaaaacaacaagagcaa ATCCAAAAAGGCCGGCATGACGTTTAGCGTGCCTCCAACGGTGCACGATCCCATAGTGAGTCACTTTGACtctgatgaggaggaagagacggCGCCCATGTCCTACGATGAGAAACGCCAGCTCAGCCTGGACATCAACAAGCTGCCCGGTGAGAAGCTGGGCCGCGTCGTTTACATCATCCAGTCCCGCGAGCCCTCGCTTCGCGACACCAACCCGGAAGAGATCGAGATAGACTTCGAGACGCTGAAGCCATCGACGCTGCGGGAGCTTGAGAGATACGTCATGACGTGTCTGAGGAAGAAACCTCGAAAGCCATACG CAAGTAAAAACAACGTGGCTGGCAAGTCCCGGGAAGAACTCGCTCTGGAGAAACAAATGGAGCTGGAGAGAAGGCTGATGGACGTCAGCGGTCAACTCAACTCTGGAAAAAAGCCTCCAAAGACCAAAC AGAAACCTGCAACGGAGCAGCACACCCAGCCGTCACGTCTCAGtgccagcagctcctcctcggACTCgtcttcgtcctcctcttcctcctcatcctcagacACAAGTGACTCGGACTCTGGCTGA